The following are from one region of the Heliangelus exortis chromosome 2, bHelExo1.hap1, whole genome shotgun sequence genome:
- the ABRA gene encoding actin-binding Rho-activating protein, giving the protein MAADSNMAPEEKPSTNPPKRAVHKIRLASEVSSLAQGWQQWASDHHVKQAKEPSGWVAPAQASSAEPVHEKSFEKWPNPPVKRDQGKDDDKSSAKESVTVRDAEKHSRESDEALKKFNIKSKEVTKTVVSKAYERGGDVSLLSERYETNNCNSEMAKLKEESSNIDKILSGKLSPSIKRKCSNMVSELTKGWKQMELEDKEQAKEKLLLKCHADSLDTEDSGYGEAEDKPEQEDSDREMTAVRIKRPTPTSANSFTEEARSKARRKYSSVNSLKGRWQDWAEQHIATQKLNPFSEEFDHELAMSTRLHKGDEGYGRPKEGTKTAERAKRAEAHIHREIRDLCLIIESMAKPRPDGKIQVTFGELFERYVRISDKVVGILLRARKHGLVDFEGEMLWQRRDDDVIITLLK; this is encoded by the exons ATGGCAGCAGACAGCAACATGGCTCCTGAAGAAAAACCAAGCACTAATCCTCCAAAAAGGGCTGTACACAAGATTCGACTGGCCAGTGAAGTCTCCAGCCTGGCACAAGGTTGGCAGCAGTGGGCATCTGATCACCATGTAAAGCAAGCCAAAGAGCCCTCTGGATGGGTTGCCCCGGCACAAGCCTCATCAGCTGAGCCTGTACATGAAAAATCCTTTGAAAAATGGCCAAATCCACCTGTCAAGAGGGACCAGGGAAAAGATGATGACAAATCCTCAGCCAAGGAATCAGTTACAGTAAGAGATGCTGAAAAACATTCAAGGGAATCAGATGAAGCCCTCAAAAAGTTcaatattaaaagcaaagagGTGACCAAAACAGTTGTAAGCAAAGCCTATGAACGAGGAGGTGATGTTAGTCTCCTCAGTGAGAGATATGAGACTAACAATTGCAACTCAGAGATGGCAAAGCTCAAAGAAGAATCAAGTAATATTGACAAAATTCTTAGTGGCAAATTATCTCCAAGCATAAAGAGAAAGTGTTCAAACATGGTATCAGAGCTGACCAAGGGCTGGAAACAGATGGAACTAGAGGACAAAGAACAGGCTAAGGAAAAACTGCTACTTAAGTGCCATGCTGACAGTCTGGATACAGAGGACAGTGGCTATGGGGAAGCAGAGGACAAACCTGAGCAAGAAGACAGTGACAGAGAGATGACAGCGGTGAGGATTAAGCGGCCTACGCCAACTTC tgcAAACAGCTTTACTGAAGAAGCACGCAGCAAGGCCCGCAGAAAATACAGCTCTGTCAACAGCCTGAAGGGCAGATGGCAAGACTGGGCTGAGCAGCACATTGCAACACAGAAGCTGAACCCCTTCAGTGAGGAATTTGACCATGAACTGGCCATGTCCACACGCCTGCACAAAGGAGATGAAGGCTACGGCCGTCCTAAAGAAGGAACCAAAACTGCTGAAAGGGCCAAGAGAGCAGAGGCCCATATCCACCGGGAGATCAGAGACTTGTGCCTCATCATTGAGTCAATGGCCAAGCCACGGCCCGACGGCAAGATCCAAGTCACTTTTGGGGAACTCTTTGAGCGATACGTTCGTATTTCTGATAAGGTTGTTGGGATTCTCTTGAGAGCCAGGAAACATGGGCTGGTGGACTTTGAGGGAGAAATGTTATGGCAACGAAGGGATGATGATGTCATAATTACTTTATTAAAATAG